In Halichondria panicea chromosome 5, odHalPani1.1, whole genome shotgun sequence, the genomic stretch GAATATCAATTTGTTGTGGCGCTGTATTGCCTAGGATAGATATTTAAAATCTGTAGTGTACATAGAATCTACAACTGTTTTATAAAAAATGATAACAatcctttgatgtctgaccacTATGAGTAATATTAACCTATACACTCCTTTCTACCTTCCCTCCCAGTCGCTTCCTCAACTCTCATGATCATTCAACTGGAATAGGCCAGACTGCTCATCTGTTATGTGTCAGTATATGACTATCAACACACTCTATACAGGATGGCGAGTGACAAGAGTAACTGCCTGAGACCAGAAgcccaccataattatcataaaattTATACATGAGCAACAATGGAAGAGGCTCAaacttcatataattatacgtatacgtAGAATATATATTTATAATGAACATCAAATGCTCTGCATTGATTTGATATGGAATACCTTGCAATTACTATATTTACTGCCAGCTCAATAATTGTAATTGCTGTACATAATATAACTTAATTAAGCATGCAATTTGAACTGTTGGGTCCACTATTAtcagctattaattttagttaaGGCTGATGTGCTCTCCCAAAACGGGTCATACCAACTATCAAGTGAAATACAAAACTTGTTTTCAGCTTCAATGCATATCtagtatgtgtgcatgcaggtgCATGGTTGCTGCAATTGAATACAGAACAAGATATCAATAGTCTAagaagtataattaatagGCTAGGTATGGAGTTCTATTACCTCCTAATGTTAGCACTGTCTTCACATCTTATGATTGCTACTGCTGATTCTGTAACAGTAGAATCAAACACTGAAGCAGTGGATAACAATACTTGCTGGACAAAGATACAAATACCCTGTGAAACTTCATCAACCACACAAACTGGTTTAATGAAAGATCTGAGCTCAGAGAAATGTATTGGTTCAACAGTAATCGAAGATCCTGACCTGGATTGTTATCCTTGGATGTTTCGTAATCCCAGAAATGGAAAATGTGAATGTAGTAACATTCCACTTCACTCTGTACTATGTGATGTTGAAATCAGCAGGACATCCATTCTAGATTGCTATTGTATGACTTACGATAGTGAGAGCAATGAAACTCAATtaggaagatgtgtgtatggTTGCGGGCATAAAACAGACACTGTGTTTTATACACTTCCAAATAGCACAGACGATCTTAATTCATACTCTTGTGGAAGAATGAATCGCGATTCAACACTGTGTGGAAAGTGTCTACCAGGATATTCACCACTCTTGTACTCGTATGAAATGAAATGCAAGAACTGCACGGGAGAGAACATGACCTACAACTGGATCAAGTACATAGCAGTTGCTTACATTCCTTTAacattcttctttttctttgtcgtAATCTTCAAATTCAATGGAACTTCACCAATGCTGAAAGGTTTCATTAGTATTTCCCAAGGACTTTTTTCACCTATAGCTGTTAAAGCTTACTTTTCCGTTACTTCAAGGAAAGCTTATATTGAGAATTTCACCAGAGCTTTAGGTAGTTTTTATGGTATCTGGAATTTGGATTTCTTTCGTGCTGTCAATCCACCTATTTGTGCAACAGACATCAGTCAAATACAAGTGCTTGCTTTGGACTATGCTATTGCCTTTTATCCATTGGTACTGGTTATTCTGACTTACTTTCTCATTAGTTTGCATAGCCGTGATGTACGTATAGTTGTTTGGTTGTGGAGACCTTTTCATAAGGTTTTCAGTTTAGTTAGTCAAAACTGGGATATGAAAGGATCGATTGTGAATGCTTTTGCTACCTTCTTTTTACTCTCCTACTTAAAAATTCTCAATGTTACTGTTGATATACTAGTGTTCACTGAAATGTATGTACTGAAGGCAAACAGCAAAGAATATGTTATAAAGCATGTACTTTACTATGATGCCACAGTGGAATTCTTTGGACAGGACCATCTTCCGTACGCAATAGTAGCTTTGTTTGTCGGAGTTTTGGTTGTAATACTTCCTATAGTGTTTCTGATTGTATATCCAATGAAATGGTTTCAGAAATGTCTCAATGCTTTGAAAATTCAGCGTCAACGTCTTGACATGTTTGTCAATTGTTATCAAGGTTACTACAAGGATGGAACGAATGGTACCAGAGATTATCGATGGTTTTCAGTGACTTACTTTTTTCTTCAGCTGATTGTGTTCGTACTATTTACGTTCTCGCAAAGTATCTATTGTTTTTCTATCGCAGTGTTATTCATAATTACCCTCATGTTTATGCAACTCTCACTACGACCATACAAGGAAGAATTCAAAGTGTACGACATAACAGATGCCTTCATGCTACTGATTTTTGGTGGAATGTTCATTATGGCAATCGCAGGAGATGAAGCTGACATCAAAGCTTCCTACTTCAGTACATTTTCTTATTCATTTCTAGCACTCCTTGGAATTATCCCGATTATTTACTTTCTTGTAGTAACTATTTGGTGGCTCCTGGTAAAGAAACAACTCAAAACTTGGTGCATCAGCAAACTTCGTAGCTTTCGAGCTCAGCCTGAAATTCCACAAATTGAAGAGTCGTTTTCAGACAGTGATATTCCACACCGGTTGGAAAATCCATCAGATTACTCATCACCAAATACCCCGCTGATTTCTGCCACTGGAAAAGATGCAAAGTATGGTTCAGTTGCTTGAAGTGTCATTCCAGAGCCATGGTTGTAATGCTAAAGTTGACTGTACTGAAAGTGTAGCTTCCCTTC encodes the following:
- the LOC135336286 gene encoding uncharacterized protein LOC135336286 is translated as MEFYYLLMLALSSHLMIATADSVTVESNTEAVDNNTCWTKIQIPCETSSTTQTGLMKDLSSEKCIGSTVIEDPDLDCYPWMFRNPRNGKCECSNIPLHSVLCDVEISRTSILDCYCMTYDSESNETQLGRCVYGCGHKTDTVFYTLPNSTDDLNSYSCGRMNRDSTLCGKCLPGYSPLLYSYEMKCKNCTGENMTYNWIKYIAVAYIPLTFFFFFVVIFKFNGTSPMLKGFISISQGLFSPIAVKAYFSVTSRKAYIENFTRALGSFYGIWNLDFFRAVNPPICATDISQIQVLALDYAIAFYPLVLVILTYFLISLHSRDVRIVVWLWRPFHKVFSLVSQNWDMKGSIVNAFATFFLLSYLKILNVTVDILVFTEMYVLKANSKEYVIKHVLYYDATVEFFGQDHLPYAIVALFVGVLVVILPIVFLIVYPMKWFQKCLNALKIQRQRLDMFVNCYQGYYKDGTNGTRDYRWFSVTYFFLQLIVFVLFTFSQSIYCFSIAVLFIITLMFMQLSLRPYKEEFKVYDITDAFMLLIFGGMFIMAIAGDEADIKASYFSTFSYSFLALLGIIPIIYFLVVTIWWLLVKKQLKTWCISKLRSFRAQPEIPQIEESFSDSDIPHRLENPSDYSSPNTPLISATGKDAKYGSVA